The DNA sequence AAAGGATATAAAATACTTAAATACTAAACATTCACTTCATAttgctttttgtatttttccaatgGTATTAAATTTGAACGTAGGCTTAACTGAACCATCTCACCACACtccacatatttaaaataaaatatatcccAGAACTGGACATGGGCCGTTCTTACCAAATAATCAATGCTACTCGCTTCATCTttgagtggtcataatgttttgacTCATAGGTGTATGTTTGGTCACGTGTACAGGAACAACAGAGCCTTTACAATGGAACCACACCCTCCACATTGGCTGAGAACCAGTGAATGTAGCCATGACAACGTTTTTCCAACCTTACAATTGTTGATTAGCTATAGACAGCAACTTGTTTTGTCTGAGGGCCACCAGTTATCAGTATGTAAGTTTAAAAttaataatggtaataaaaaaagtattcaatGTATTGATCAATGTAAGATGAAGTACTCTATCATGGCAATGGCGAGGTCAACACTCTACTGCACTAACAGTATATTAAAGACTCTCTTTTTAACatcaataatgtactgtaaatacaacAGAGTATGAACCCAGCACAGATGTCACGTAGAGACCCAGAATGTAGGGTTAGAGTAAAAAGGCATCAGTGCACGTTTGGCAATCGTCACCACATTCTCTTGAAAGCCAGAAAATGAAACACCTTTAATGTTCTTCATGCCATTTTTGCTTCTGAACACAGCACATTTAATCCACTTCTGTGTCAACAGATTCAACGCGTTTCAGTTGAGGCCCATGCATTCTATAACATTtggttttcagaattttttatttttttattttaatagcaatatttttcaaaatgctGGATACCTGGATAACAATGACTGCACAGTGAAAGACGCATTGTCCCATTGTGCATTGTGTCCACTAAGTAGGACCACCTTGCAGCTGAGACCTGAAAATATTCAGATATCGAAACTTAGTTACTCTTGGGACTGGGTCATTCtcaactatttttatttttctttatttttggtatcaagggtgaaattaaaatacaaatgtgtttAATTTCGAGTTCGAGCCCTTTGGAAATTAGGCTTCCTTGAGATTTGGTATACTTGTGGTATTTTGGGCGAGTATTACAAATCTGGAGTGATGGACACGTGTCCCTTCCTTTAAGCAgccaaatatgaaacaaaataattgctTATTAGTGGAGAAATAAAgcttcaaaatgtacaaaagtgAAATACTGCTTGTTTTCAAGGTAGCAATTAAGGGTGTCACACTTTGTgttgtacattttaattaaatggataaaattgccgtTTTtgtccatcaatctacactcagtaacccatcctgggaacactcaaagctttagaaatggttttatacccttgccctgatctatgcctcaccacaattttaACGGCGGTCTACAGAGTTCATTTGACTTAATGGCTTGGTTTTTATCCTGACATGCAGtatgaattgtgggaccttgtATACACAGATGTGTGCCTtcctaaactatgtccaatccaCTCAATTCGCCACAGGTGGATCAATCAAGTTCTAGGCACATCTCAaggattaaaaagaaaacaggatgcacctgaccacaatttggagcaCCACAGCAAAGGGTCAGAATACTTGTGTAAATTAAGagttttcagttttagatttttaataaatttgctaaaaattctaaaaaacaccttttcattttgtcattgtGGGTTACGGAGTGCAGATTGAAGGGCAAAAATGTCAGcctattttatcaatttaaaatgaaatctacaacacaataaagtgttcaAAACGTGAAGGGGTCCGAAtaatttctgaagccactgtataccaACGACTGTGATAAAATATGGCTATGGTTTTATTATTGGGATTCTATGGCAATTTAAAATACCGAACctccagacatttttttttttttttttatagtttatcAAGTTGAGGAGTGTTAAATGGGTGCATTATTCATTGATTGAATATGAAGTTacagctcattggttgaatcACATTTGAAAATCATAAACGATGATGTGAACTGTATGATTCGATAAAAGGAAAACCTGATCTctgtaacatttttttattggaaaTTAGATGATAGAAATTCACACTAAATCCAGTATTAGTAATTCTCAAAATGTGGTTaatcaaatgtttgtttttgtaaacgGTGGCCAGCTTCTACTTTGGAAACTAAAATATTCAGTATTTGAATTCCATTTAACTCCTTGATACCTACCAACCCACAGAACACTAATTGATGGCGCGTGGGGCAATTTGGAATGACTCGATTTATGCATGCGGTCGCATATTTCGCCAATCTGAGAACTGTAACCAAGAATAGCTGTAATCTCATACAGTGAATTTGATAGTACCTTTTGATTTATAAGGTGCAAATTGTCttttgtgtacatgtatatattatacacagtgttttaatgttttttttttttcattttaaatacatgaaaatgtCCATTCTCACCTGCTTGTAAATTCTGCTCTGCAGTTTCTATTTTACGTGACTTCGCTGGTGGGTTTTCAAACCGGACGCTCGGGCATAACTCTTTCCACACTGGCCACAACGGTGCAGTCGTTCCCCCGTATGGGTCTTCCGATGCCTTGCGAGATTCGACTGATGGGTGAAAGTTTTTCCGCACTGAGTGCAGGTAAATGGTCTCTCACCAGAATGAACCCGTTTGTGATTGTTAAATCTTGCAACATCGGAAAAGCTTTTCCCACATACTTCACAGGTAATGGGTTTCTCACCTGAATGGTATCGCTGGTGTTTTTTGAAATGCGACGCGTCACCAAAACTTTTTTCGCACAACGTGCACGAGTATGGTTTCTCACCTGAATGAATTCTCCGGTGGGTTTCGAGATTGCAGGCAAAAGAAAAACGCTTCCCGCACTGAGTGCACACAAACGGCCTTTCACCTGAATGTGTCCGCTGGTGGATTTTGAGATAGCCTGCCTGATTGAAGCACTTCCCACATTGGGTGCACTTAAATGGCTTCTCACCTGAATGAATTCGCTGGTGAATTATCAACTTAGGTCCATTGGCAAAAGTCTTTCCACACTGTGAACACCTAAATGGATTGTCATTCAAATGAGTTCGCAGATGTGTTTTTAAATAGGACCCGTGAGTGAAACTCTTTCCACACTGAGTGCAGCTGTGTGGTTTTTCACCTGAATGAATCTGTAGGTGACTCTTTAAATTGCCGGCAGTGCTAAAACGTTTCCCACATTCGGTGCAGCTATGTGGCTTTAATCCAGTGTGAGTATGCTTGTGGGTTTTGAGGTGGCTTGGATCATTGAAACTCTTACCGCACTGCATGCAGACGTACGCCCTGGCATTGGAGTGGATCCGCAGGTGTCGTTTAAGTTTGCTCGCAATGGGAAAGCTCTTGCCACAAGCGATGCAGGTGAATGGGGAATCCGCTACGTGCGACTCGTAATGTCTGATCAGGTACGACACGCGCTTAAAAAACCTACCGCAGTCTGGGCATATGTGGCCCTGCTTCTCTCGACTTCGTAAGCCGTTTGCAGAGTCCCTCTTTGGGTCCTGGGTGCACGGCTGCATTATGCCCTCCGCCGCACATCCCGGCACGTCCGTCTTCACGTGCTCGTCCACCAAGCTCTCGTTAGATTCGCACTTGATGATGCTGAGCTCCATGTCCTCCGCATTGTAACACTGGTCGTCGGAGTAGCGCTCCGCTTCCACGTAGTCCGGGTCGTCGTCCGTCTCGGAGTCATGCGGCTCCGACTCTCCGCTGGACAGCGAATCCAGCTCCACAATATTAAAACTGCGCGTCCTGGCAAGGACGGAGCTCTCACTAGAGTCCTCACCTGATTCTGCTTCTGTGATTTCTGACCCCTGCCTGATCCTAGAGGCTGGCGTTTCGACTCCTCTGGGAAGGCCCTCTGGTTTTGGGGTGCTGGGACCGGGTTCAGTGTCCCCGGCCTTGGACTCTGGCCCGCTGCGCACCTGCGGCTCGACGCTGCTCAGAGACCTTGTTTCCCACTCCCTCTTGAGTGAGGTCCCCATTTCCTGCACCACCCAGGCTCCCAGGTGCTGCTCAACAACGACACATCATTTTCCTGAATACAGCTCCTGAAGTTGAGACAAAATTTGAAGGGGAAACTGAAGGCATCCCAAAAATACTAACTTTGAATTGTAATAAATTACTGTTGTCAATACATAACAAATATGTACAGTTTGCGTTTTGCTTTGATTTTTGCTCATCACACATTTGCATCATGTTACATTTTGAATGATATGTACTATGCTAACAACGATAAGTATATTTTAATGCAAATTAATgccagtttcaaaataatacgaATGCAAATTAATgccagtttcaaaataatacgaATGCAAATTGGGTCTCAACACTATTTTAGAAATGGGAACATAAAACCagaatggcacaattaattacAATGCTACAACACAGAGAGTTACTGGATCATTGAACAAGTTTATTTCTCTATTATAGTTAACTAGGTTGAGAGTTAGATACTGACCCATGGCCTAATGTAATGAAATCAAAATAAGACCAATAACATAGCTTAGCTAACTTAGCTCGTCATAACAATCATGCTTGCTGATGTTGTCAGATATAATATTCCTACCTGTTTCTTCACAAATATGAACAGGTGCTTTCAAAACATGTCCAAGCATTTGGTTTATTAATCACAGCTAGCTAAGTAGCTAGCTATCGAAACCGCTTCCCAAGTGCTGGCTGGCTAGCTGAGTAGGCAGTTATTACATCAGGACCGTAGATAACGCATGCTAGCTAATTATAAAACCGCTATACAATAAGCAAGCATATAGAGTCCAGTTCACCTGGTATTTATGATAACAAGCGAATAAATTATCCAACATAGCCTCGTCTGATAGCTACCCACGCAGACTGTGGAAAGATGGATAAAAGTGTTTATCAAGCAAACAAAAAGCTCGCTGtccagctaacattagctagctagccggTTCGTTCGATTTGATACGAGCATTCGCACAACGGCTCAGCCTTGGTCTGCTGATGCAGGATGGATTCCAaattggattttgttttgcctGTCTAatgttattaaatattatatttgtgaGACATAATGACAACCACCTTTATCTTTATACCGCCCCAAAAGCTGTGCTTTGTTCCCAAGTAGTGTCGGTAAAGCGGTCTCGAGAAGACAGGAAACTTCCTACCAAATAAAGAAGTGCTTCCTGCCCTGGGTTGGTAatgaaaatgcttaaaataaaaCGTTATTAACCTCCTTGGTCTATGTATTATCACTGTTTCCGTAACAAAAGCCTCACTCAAAACTGTTACCATCTGTGTAAACGGTTAAAGCTGATAGGACATTAGAGAAACTGATTGGGATGGGATACCACTCGGACAATACCGTTTTCTGGAGGAAAACTGCGCCGATTCTGCGCAGATGCACCTCTCAATACTATAACTCGGTTGCATTGGCACTGTGAAAGGAAAAgcaatcacatttatttcagatcaGTTTTCGAATTATTTCACATCAGGAATTCACGTTTAAAATACGAAAAAGTATGCAAGCCAAGATCATACCTTAATCGTGTATATAACTTTGTGTAGCTGTTTCGTAGCTCTGCATTTGATATTTTAGCACAAATTTACATAATGATgaataagaataaataattacatgcataaatatttgaaatataattttggtCCATGTTGAAGGCCACCCAGCTTCAAAATCTCACGTCCATAGTATTTGGAAAATTCAAATGGTCAATTATAAGCAAACTAAGACCATTCAGCTTGTTAAATGGTTACATTATTTGCAGGACCTAGCCTGCATGTTCCAACGGCTGCAGAGATCAGCCAAGGCATTCTTCGGCTTCCAACCATTGATAGATTAATTATCTGCGGCTGGAAATATTCAGCACAGTTGAATTTGCCTTTCCTAGAGAATGCTAGCGTTTACTAAGAAATGTGTGGGTAGTTCACATGGTATGGTGATGAGTCATTAACATTGTTTAATACAGGTAGTTAATGGTGAATTAGCtataaaaaaaaggttatattGGAATGTCGACTAGATAAGGCTGTGTTTTGTGCCGCCTCCTCGTTCTATTCGCCGATCTAGATTACCCTATTTAATACAATTGAGTTCAATTGATGCGGTTATACATTCACAGCGTTATCAAAGTACCTGATGAATTCAGAGTGGATTAAAGAGGATTCCAATAGAACTGTATGCTGAAAACCAGAATGCTGAAAAAGCACGACCTTATCCATAGCACAGGGAAGATCCCCATGAACAGATCAACATGAATTTAGTCGAGGTAGCACAACCACCCCAGCATTATTTAATCCACTTCAAGGCTTCTTTAAAATTAGACTCCATTCCCAGTTCCCCTTTCAAAGGTGACCGCATTTTATTCTCCCACGGACCCTTCTCACCATGTGCCGATGACAGACGGTGGACAGCTTGGAAAGACGATTGATTCTGTGTGGGATCACTACCATCGCTGCAGGCCCGAACACTGTTGTCTTGTTACCACTCACCATCAGCACTGCAAGCTGtgtattgcccccccccccaaaaaaaattggGTTCTTTAAGGAATCCATAGATCAAAGGCAAAGAATAATGGATGCAATTCAGACCTTGTGTATCAAAAATTGAGAGTTGCCAAGTAAAAATGCAAACCCAAAGAAACAATTCGTCTCCTTTCTCAATCACACCGATTGGTTTTAACCGAATGCACTTTGGCACATGCAACCAAAACCCTCTGTGGGAGAGCAAAATGGGCGGAGCAGCAGGCGTCTTCTGTGCCAAGGAAAGCAACAGGTCCTCAGTATAAATTAGGCTTTTGTGAGGAACGGACAAATGGGCACCGtgccaaggaagccattaccATCAGGCTGCTCCCCCCATCCCTTAGTTAATCTCTCCCTCCTGTGCAGCTTTCAAAATGCACAATTGAGACACGGTGGAACATCAGCCAGTAATGAATACGCATGGTTATATTTAGTTCTCATCAGTGTACATTCTGTTATCTGCGTGGAGGGTCGCGTTTGTAGGGAACTCGGCTGTCTGTACATCAGTGTACATTCTGTCATCTGCGTGGAGGGTCGCGTTTGTAGGGAACTCGGCTGTCTGTacttgacaaaaacatgaatatcGTAACACAGGTAATATTAAGTCATAGCAACAGCAGACAAGAGTTTATTTCACTACAAAAGAGCCATTTCAGGTTTCAGCGCAGCACTGAAGGATAGCATCCCCGTCAGACAGTAAAGAGTAGGTTCTAAATTCAGAAGGAAAGTCAGCTGAGCATTCAGAACAGTCTCACATGCAACAgtacagtttattttattttttttggaaggggcgatgggggggggggggggggggggggggattaaaagGAAAGAAAACGGGAAATgattatacaaaataaatagacACACATTCTCGCTTCTGATACAGTACATTGATCTTTGAAGGCAAGAACTCCATGAAAATCTAGTCGTGCATTCAACAAACCTGGTTGAGGatgataaattaaatgaaacaaataataatcgTGAAAAATTATGATAGTGGGAGTTTGCACTATGGACATTCATGTTACGTGGTACATATTTTGTTCATCAACTGGCCTCATGGAATATTGGACATTCCTTTAGTTCAGGTGGATCAAGGCCATTTAATCCAGTTTATACAGCTTTGACATCATTTAGGGTTAGCCACATACATTCAACATGAAAAAACCCAAGCTACTGATTTGCAGTAAATCAGAATGAATGCACAGCTCTTCAAGCAGAACTTAGTGGAAACCTGTAACAAGTGGGCCAACTCCACCCCACACCAATGTCTAGTTGGTCTAACCATCTTTTTATACAAAAATTCAGCTTGTAAACTTTTCTAAGGAGTTcttgatctttttttattttttatttattattattttttttcatttttggaaaTGCATAGGAAATCGATTCTCagttgcagaaaaaaaaaaaaagaaaagaaaaaagaaaaaaagaaagtattaCACATGGCTTTCGTAGATGACCTGGGTTGGTTTGACCTTGTCTTCTGCCGGATCTactacttcctgttcctgttcctgttcctgttcctgttccggTTCCTCTTCccgttcctgttcctgttccaggGGTGCGGCCTGTGGCTCCGCCTCCGGCTTGGGGGGCTCCCTGGCGGCAGGAAGggccgggggggaggggcaggcggCCCCCGCCTTCGGAGCCTCGGGCACGGCGGCCTCCACGCCGCAGTACGCCGCCGCCGCCAGCGGGGGGTGCACGGACACCTGGATGGCGATCTGCTGGGGGTGCTCCTCCAGCGACGCGTCGTCCGAGTCGGCCGCCGGCGAGTTGCTGCGCTCCCGCTCGCGGAGGATGGTGTAAACGTCCGCGTCGCCGCCGCAGGCCCCCTCGTGGCTCTCCGGGGCCTGCCGCACGAAGGTGTGCCTCATCTCCTCCACGCCCACCACCTCCAGGATCTCCTCCATGAAGGTGCGGCAGTTCATGATGAGCGGGGGCAGCGGGATGCTGCGGGCCAGCTCCTCGATGTAGCGCGCGAACTCCATGGTCTTGAACTGCGTGACCTTGGCCAGCTCCAGCGTCTTCGCCGAGGTGATGATGGGGATGCGCTTGGCGATCTCGAAGGCCTTCTGCAGCTTCTCGGCGCCCTCGGTGCGGAAGAACTCGTTGATGGCCTTCTCCGTCTTCTTCAGGTGGCTGCTCATCATGCACAGGCGGGTGACGTTCAGCACCATGATGATGGTGAAGGTCACCAGGCACACGATCATGTAGTAGATGCCCATGTCGTCGCTGGTGAACACCACCCGCAGCGTCACCGTGTGGTTCATGCTCCCGTACACGTTGGAGGCCATGCAGGTGTACTTGCCCCGGTCGGCGAACGTGATGCTGGTGATGTTGAGCTCACCGCTGTCCAATATCCACCATTTCCCACCTGTGGCAAacggggagaaagagagacggcACACTTAGCGGAGGTCGTGCTCATTTGTCACAGCGTTCATTGTCAGGCTCATTGTGGAGGTCGCTGTCACACAATTACGTACAGCAAGAGACCAGGGAAAAACCTGAAGAGCAGGTTGTCGTTAAACTGACAGCTGTGGGGGATAGCGGGTGAAGAACGGTACTTCAAGAACAGAGCGAAGGTTCAAATTATGTGGAGCGCAGATAACATGCAACAAGGCCTTCTGAATGGCTAAATGacccaaattacatttttttcc is a window from the Conger conger chromosome 8, fConCon1.1, whole genome shotgun sequence genome containing:
- the LOC133135584 gene encoding zinc finger protein 501-like: MGTSLKREWETRSLSSVEPQVRSGPESKAGDTEPGPSTPKPEGLPRGVETPASRIRQGSEITEAESGEDSSESSVLARTRSFNIVELDSLSSGESEPHDSETDDDPDYVEAERYSDDQCYNAEDMELSIIKCESNESLVDEHVKTDVPGCAAEGIMQPCTQDPKRDSANGLRSREKQGHICPDCGRFFKRVSYLIRHYESHVADSPFTCIACGKSFPIASKLKRHLRIHSNARAYVCMQCGKSFNDPSHLKTHKHTHTGLKPHSCTECGKRFSTAGNLKSHLQIHSGEKPHSCTQCGKSFTHGSYLKTHLRTHLNDNPFRCSQCGKTFANGPKLIIHQRIHSGEKPFKCTQCGKCFNQAGYLKIHQRTHSGERPFVCTQCGKRFSFACNLETHRRIHSGEKPYSCTLCEKSFGDASHFKKHQRYHSGEKPITCEVCGKSFSDVARFNNHKRVHSGERPFTCTQCGKTFTHQSNLARHRKTHTGERLHRCGQCGKSYARASGLKTHQRSHVK
- the mfap3l gene encoding microfibrillar-associated protein 3-like, producing the protein MNGVYGYTFMLWVSVITLHTTGARGQAEFENNSTGNGTSEDGGAPVVLTKISQIIAREGKSALIDCNATGDPLPNVQWFNSRGSLLDVETSGGKWWILDSGELNITSITFADRGKYTCMASNVYGSMNHTVTLRVVFTSDDMGIYYMIVCLVTFTIIMVLNVTRLCMMSSHLKKTEKAINEFFRTEGAEKLQKAFEIAKRIPIITSAKTLELAKVTQFKTMEFARYIEELARSIPLPPLIMNCRTFMEEILEVVGVEEMRHTFVRQAPESHEGACGGDADVYTILRERERSNSPAADSDDASLEEHPQQIAIQVSVHPPLAAAAYCGVEAAVPEAPKAGAACPSPPALPAAREPPKPEAEPQAAPLEQEQEREEEPEQEQEQEQEQEVVDPAEDKVKPTQVIYESHV